The Gemmatimonadales bacterium genome segment AGCAATTTGCCGTTGGCATCAAGGACCTCGACGTCGAAGCCGCGCACCCATCCGGCAACGGGCCACTCGAACCGGAGCAGAGGGGTATTATGATCCTCCATCATCTCCAATTCGTCGTGCGTCATGCCCGGCGGCATGGCGGATACGTCGAACGGTCCGGCTGTGACGATTACCTCGCGGCGAGCCGAATCGACCTGAACCGTGGCCCGCGGGTCGTCGACCACGAACAGGGCAGTACTGAGCGCAACTACCGATAACCACATAGGTCACCTGATCTCCCAATGGAACGCTGGTGCTATCTCCGACGCCCCAAAGTACCTGACCGGGCACCCTGGTTCAACCGGAGCCGGGTCACGGTTGTGATCGGCCTGACGACCCTGATGTCCCTTGCTGGGCCGGTGGACGCCGCCCAATCGCAGGTTCGATGGTTGCCATCGGTGGACCGTTTCGAGCTCCCGGTTGCTGCGCCCAGGCCGATCAGTCTGGCCGCTCGTTTGCTTCGCAGCAGCCCGACCGAGTCGCAGTTCGGGGCTGAACAAGAAGTTGAAGTCACTATCGGTAACTCCTTTTCATTGTTGGCTTTGGGGGCAAGCAGACGGCCTCTCACCTTTGGCGTCGTGGGCCAAGTCAGCGCCCGATTCAGCCTCGAAGATCCGCGCACGGCGCTGATCAGCCACGATTGGACGGGCGGAATCCACGGGATGTGGCATCGGGGGCCGTGGCGGGTTACGGTCGAACTGATGCACGAGAGCAGTCATCTTGGCGACGA includes the following:
- a CDS encoding DUF1207 domain-containing protein — encoded protein: MERWCYLRRPKVPDRAPWFNRSRVTVVIGLTTLMSLAGPVDAAQSQVRWLPSVDRFELPVAAPRPISLAARLLRSSPTESQFGAEQEVEVTIGNSFSLLALGASRRPLTFGVVGQVSARFSLEDPRTALISHDWTGGIHGMWHRGPWRVTVELMHESSHLGDEYAERFSAGRLDWTREFVAIWVRRELGPVAIHLTGSQALASRPDVVGSAAGAAVDFRGDLGSWGGARVRPVLGVWWESHAFADWRLTTAGRAGLELDRDGQRFGLSVVGLTGVTPQRQFYNQPAEYLGIELRFDW